The nucleotide window CTTTGGGCCGCGGCCGGCACACGACGAGCTGGGCGGCCATCTATGACATCGGGTGGGCCCGGGTCCTAGACACGCCGGGGCTTCGGGAGATCGGCTTTGCCGAGGCCGGTGCGGCGGGTGACGACGCGCTCGGCGTCCTGTTTCCGGACATCGGGGAACTGGCGAAGGGTTGCAGGTTCCGGGACTGCTCGCACGCCCACGAGCCGGGCTGCGCGGTGAAGG belongs to Bacillota bacterium and includes:
- a CDS encoding ribosome small subunit-dependent GTPase produces the protein LGRGRHTTSWAAIYDIGWARVLDTPGLREIGFAEAGAAGDDALGVLFPDIGELAKGCRFRDCSHAHEPGCAVKVALEAGELDEARYRRFVELQRALNR